From Nicotiana tabacum cultivar K326 chromosome 20, ASM71507v2, whole genome shotgun sequence, one genomic window encodes:
- the LOC107760937 gene encoding LOW QUALITY PROTEIN: uncharacterized protein LOC107760937 (The sequence of the model RefSeq protein was modified relative to this genomic sequence to represent the inferred CDS: deleted 1 base in 1 codon) → MKVETLTLVLVNLAGIMEKADESLLPGVYKEVGDALHTDPTGLGSLTLFRSMVQSLCYPLAAYLAERHNRAHVIAYGAFLWAAATFLVAFSTTFFQVAVSRALNGIGLAIVAPAIQSLVADSSDESNRGVAFGWLQFTSNIGSLVGGYVSLLIAPITFMRIPGWRLSFHLVGIISVLVGILVRIFANDPQFSDGSLKASKVHGKSFISEVQGILQEAKSVVKIPSFQIIVAQGVNGSFPWSALSFAPMWLELTGFSHGKTAFLISLFVVGDSIGGLFGGKMGDILSQRLPNSGRIILAQISSGSAIPLAAILLLSLPDDPSSMFLHGLVFFVSGFCISWTAPATNNPIFAEIVPEQSRTSVYALDRSFESVLSSFAPPVVGLLSQNVYGYRPVAQGAESIATDRENATSLAKALFTAIGTPMALCCVIYSFLYCTYPRDKERAQMEALIESEMQLLALDASSVSGEYSLVNSSEIQESYVDEKTTIDEVVYNENGLDFEDGDDKTLIYRRPTISKFAE, encoded by the exons aTGAAGGTAGAAACACTTACTCTTGTGCTAGTAAATTTAGCAGGCATAATGGAAAAAGCAGACGAGTCTTTGTTACCAGGGGTCTATAAAGAAGTTGGAGATGCACTCCACACGGACCCAACTGGTTTGGGTTCGCTCACGCTTTTCCGGTCAATGGTCCAGTCCTTGTGCTATCCTCTAGCAGCCTATCTAGCAGAACGCCACAACCGGGCCCATGTTATCGCCTATGGTGCTTTTCTCTGGGCTGCAGCCACATTTCTCGTCGCTTTCTCAACTACCTTCTTTCAG GTGGCAGTATCAAGAGCTTTAAATGGGATTGGACTAGCCATAGTTGCACCTGCTATTCAATCACTAGTAGCTGACTCAAGTGATGAAAGCAATCGCGGAGTGGCATTTGGATGGCTTCAATTTACCAGCAACATTGGTTCACTTGTTGGTGGATATGTTTCCTTATTGATAGCGCCCATTACATTTATGAGAATTCCTGGTTGGAGACTTTCTTTTCATCTTGTTGGTATAATCAGTGTCCTTGTTGGTATTCTAGTTCGCATATTTGCAAATGATCCTCAATTTTCAGATGGTAGTTTGAAAGCTAGTAAAGTTCATGGAAAATCCTTTATATCAGAAGTGCAAGGTATACTTCAAGAAGCAAAATCAGTTGTAAAGATTCCGTCTTTTCAGATTATTGTAGCTCAGGGTGTTAAT GGTTCATTTCCCTGGTCAGCTTTGTCCTTCGCGCCAATGTGGTTAGAACTTACTGGATTTTCTCATGGGAAGACCGCATTTCTTATTAGCTTGTTTGTTGTTGGTGATTCTATTGGGGGATTGTTTGGAGGCAAGATGGGAGATATCTTATCGCAGCGTCTACCTAATAGTGGCAGGATAATTTTGGCGCAAATAAGCTCAGGATCAGCTATCCCACTTGCAGCAATTCTTCTGCTGTCTTTGCCTGATGATCCTTCTTCAATGTTTTTGCATGGTTTGGTCTTCTTTGTGTCGGGATTTTGCATATCATGGACTGCACCAGCTACAAACAA TCCAATTTTTGCAGAGATAGTACCTGAGCAGTCACGAACAAGCGTCTATGCTCTGGACCGATCTTTTGAATCTGTATTATCATCATTTGCTCCTCCTGTTGTTGGACTACTGTCTCAGAATGTTTATGGTTATAGACCAGTTGCTCAAGGTGCTGAAAGTATTGCTACAGACAGAGAAAATGCAACATCTTTGGCAAAGGCATTGTTTACTGCAATAGGAACTCCAATGGCACTATGTTGTGTTATTTACTCTTTTCTTTATTGCACCTATCCAAGGGATAAGGAGAGGGCTCAAATGGAAGCTTTGATTGAATCCGAGATGCAACTCTTAGCCTTGGATGCTTCATCTGTAAGTGGAGAATATTCACTAGTTAATTCATCCGAAATTCAAGAGAGTTATGTTGATGAAAAAACAACAATTGATGAAGTGGTCTATAATGAGAATGGACTTGATTTTGAGGATGGCGATGACAAGACGTTGATCTACCGTCGCCCAACAATTTCCAAATTCGCTGAATAG
- the LOC107826348 gene encoding uncharacterized protein LOC107826348: protein MQCGDIYFYNTRTQKRTSRDPRLNPEPQSPDHMNLDLQLNLPCGSSENNQVVDNFTKRNAVSDSSYSGRDTKIKRNGITRSLSWLTFDGDQQEMFTAVCKKCHMLVMMCRSSSSCPNCKFINPAPHLSTPIFLVQQKVKPLMSNKRSVLVTKD from the coding sequence ATGCAGTGTGGAGATATATACTTCTATAACACGAGAACACAAAAGAGAACATCAAGAGATCCTAGATTGAATCCTGAACCACAGAGTCCAGATCATATGAATTTAGACCTTCAACTGAATTTACCATGTGGATCATCAGAGAACAACCAAGTAGTTGACAACTTCACTAAACGTAATGCTGTTAGCGATTCAAGTTACTCCGGTCGTGATACCAAGATCAAAAGGAATGGTATCACTCGTTCTCTGTCGTGGTTGACGTTTGATGGTGATCAACAAGAGATGTTCACTGCAGTTTGCAAGAAGTGTCATATGTTGGTGATGATGTGCAGATCTTCATCATCATGTCCAAACTGCAAATTTATCAACCCGGCGCCTCACCTGAGCACTCCTATATTCCTTGTTCAACAGAAGGTTAAGCCTCTCATGTCTAATAAAAGAAGTGTTCTAGTTACCAAAGATTGA